One region of Malania oleifera isolate guangnan ecotype guangnan chromosome 6, ASM2987363v1, whole genome shotgun sequence genomic DNA includes:
- the LOC131158545 gene encoding uncharacterized protein LOC131158545, with product MTPTIEEYVSLLNLSKNYKAYVANPATLFRKELSRVTGVKAQRVNDKVSKDAKAISWEVLKALVKPEESEESHMSVLALAIYGLLIFSKEIGVINKGVVSFVAQVQKGVNPVPCIFAETIWPLDYCRSKGKGRLKCCVPLLYVWFMSHVSCKENHFHFVYSKLRIQLTDFEKALWEQHSSKGEWAERMRSWKTEGFSWMAPWMGSFDMIYQCCNFLWVPLLGPWGGTMYTPLMFKRQVGSSQFIPMTHGLSESEFDYKQAEAHKLIVKSVTAWRTVYIISSCERLLETRGSYDSWIVNRVNHRITEVSLGASQSQLGMEGLMKAELVAKRARDGECQMSLGCQEDAKRKKTQCIQDEEEVMALRGELCNEAQINSTL from the coding sequence ATGACTCCTACCATAGAAGAATATGTATCTCTGCTGAACTTGTCAAAAAACTACAAAGCTTATGTGGCTAATCCAGCCACCTTATTCAGAAAGGAGCTAAGTAGGGTAACTGGTGTTAAGGCCCAAAGAGTGAATGACAAAGTTAGCAAGGACGCGAAAGCCATCTCCTGGGAAGTATTGAAAGCTTTGGTGAAACCGGAAGAATCAGAAGAAAGTCATATGAGCGTACTAGCCCTTGCCATCTATGGGTTGTTGATCTTCTCGAAAGAAATAGGGGTTATTAATAAGGGAGTTGTCTCTTTTGTGGCCCAAGTTCAAAAAGGGGTCAATCCGGTGCCATGCATTTTCGCAGAAACAATCTGGCCTTTGGATTATTGCCGATCTAAAGGAAAAGGCCGATTGAAATGCTGTGTTCCATTACTCTATGTGTGGTTCATGAGTCATGTGTCATGCAAAGAGAACCATTTTCATTTTGTGTACTCGAAACTCCGGATTCAACTAACAGACTTTGAAAAGGCTTTGTGGGAGCAGCATTCTAGCAAAGGAGAATGGGCCGAAAGAATGCGCAGTTGGAAAACTGAAGGATTTTCATGGATGGCGCCATGGATGGGAAGTTTTGATATGATCTACCAATGTTGTAACTTCCTGTGGGTCCCATTACTTGGCCCATGGGGAGGGACTATGTACACTCCCCTTATGTTCAAGAGGCAAGTGGGTTCTAGCCAGTTCATACCGATGACTCATGGGTTAAGTGAATCAGAGTTCGATTACAAGCAAGCAGAAGCCCATAAGTTAATTGTAAAATCTGTAACTGCATGGAGAACTGTCTATATCATTAGTTCATGTGAGCGTCTGTTAGAAACACGAGGAAGTTATGACAGTTGGATTGTCAACCGAGTTAACCATAGAATCACAGAAGTCTCTCTAGGAGCATCCCAAAGCCAACTTGGGATGGAAGGACTCATGAAGGCAGAGCTCGTTGCCAAAAGAGCAAGAGATGGGGAATGCCAAATGAGCCTTGGGTGCCAAGAAGATGCAAAGCGAAAAAAGACTCAATGCATACAAGATGAAGAAGAAGTAATGGCATTGAGAGGGGAACTTTGTAATGAGGCTCAGATCAACTCAACCTTGTAG